Proteins encoded together in one Aminipila butyrica window:
- a CDS encoding GlsB/YeaQ/YmgE family stress response membrane protein, whose amino-acid sequence MGIIGWIIIGALAGWIASMVTGNNKEMGALMNIMVGIIGGFVGGLIMNLVGGIGITGFNLWSLLVACAGAVVLLLIVNAFNRKPKYN is encoded by the coding sequence ATGGGCATTATAGGCTGGATTATCATAGGCGCATTAGCTGGCTGGATTGCCAGTATGGTCACGGGCAATAATAAGGAAATGGGAGCCCTCATGAATATCATGGTGGGTATCATCGGCGGTTTTGTCGGCGGCCTGATTATGAATTTAGTCGGCGGTATCGGCATCACCGGGTTTAATTTATGGAGCCTGTTGGTGGCCTGTGCAGGAGCTGTAGTACTGCTGCTGATCGTCAATGCGTTCAACAGAAAGCCAAAATACAACTAG
- a CDS encoding winged helix-turn-helix transcriptional regulator, which produces MEKEIINYPVELTLALLGDKWKILILCQLFKGTKRFNEIFRSITNINQKMLAKQLRALENDGFITRKVYPEVPPRVEYTLTPLGRSLNPVIEAMFNWAMENKESFTFKYTINIEPDLKLPH; this is translated from the coding sequence ATGGAAAAAGAAATAATAAATTACCCGGTTGAACTTACTCTTGCCTTATTAGGGGATAAGTGGAAGATACTTATCCTTTGTCAACTGTTTAAAGGAACAAAAAGGTTCAACGAAATATTTCGTTCAATCACTAATATCAACCAGAAAATGCTTGCAAAACAGCTTCGTGCTTTAGAGAACGATGGCTTTATAACTAGAAAAGTTTATCCAGAAGTACCTCCAAGGGTGGAATACACGCTTACTCCACTAGGGCGCAGCTTAAATCCTGTTATTGAGGCTATGTTTAATTGGGCTATGGAAAATAAAGAAAGCTTTACTTTTAAGTACACTATAAATATTGAACCTGATCTTAAATTACCACATTGA
- a CDS encoding EFR1 family ferrodoxin (N-terminal region resembles flavodoxins. C-terminal ferrodoxin region binds two 4Fe-4S clusters.): MRKQLSIIFFSATGGTAKIVKSITAGIGGNYEEYNITLPANREKGITFDASDLVIIGVPVYAGRVPDFLIDFFANVKGNHTPAVFIAVYGNRDYDDALIELKDTFERNGFIGIAAGAFIAEHSNTLKVGTNRPDSKDLDAAKQFGADIKIKFEDSDAILQSPKLIVKGNIPYKERMSAPPIAPDTSGDCINCGICAKHCPKGAISLYNFKEVEAANCVRCCSCIKKCPVQAKSIHHEVFNKITRALIDSFSTIRHEPEYFL; the protein is encoded by the coding sequence ATGCGCAAGCAATTAAGTATAATTTTTTTTAGTGCTACCGGCGGCACCGCAAAAATTGTCAAAAGTATCACAGCTGGAATCGGTGGTAACTATGAGGAATATAATATTACTTTACCAGCTAACCGGGAGAAAGGAATTACTTTTGATGCTAGTGATTTAGTAATAATTGGTGTGCCTGTATATGCAGGCAGGGTACCAGACTTCTTAATTGATTTTTTTGCCAATGTAAAAGGAAATCATACACCTGCGGTTTTTATTGCCGTATATGGGAATCGAGATTATGATGATGCTCTTATTGAGTTGAAAGATACTTTTGAGCGTAATGGTTTTATCGGAATAGCTGCTGGCGCGTTTATTGCAGAACATTCAAATACTTTAAAGGTAGGAACAAACAGACCTGATAGCAAGGACTTAGACGCAGCAAAACAATTTGGTGCTGATATCAAAATTAAATTCGAGGATTCAGATGCTATTTTACAATCACCCAAGCTTATTGTAAAAGGAAATATCCCGTACAAGGAAAGAATGTCTGCACCTCCAATAGCTCCTGACACAAGTGGTGATTGTATCAATTGTGGCATATGTGCAAAGCACTGTCCAAAGGGAGCAATCAGCCTTTATAATTTTAAAGAGGTAGAGGCTGCAAATTGTGTACGTTGCTGCAGCTGCATTAAAAAATGTCCTGTACAGGCAAAGTCTATTCATCACGAGGTATTTAATAAAATTACTAGGGCATTAATTGATAGCTTTAGCACAATTAGGCATGAACCGGAATACTTTTTATAA
- a CDS encoding DMT family transporter has protein sequence MNTATAASNGAELKSPAGKPGPTKAEQRESILYMVICASLWSIGGIFIKLVPWNPFAIAGVRSAIAALIVYSYIRHRGISLKFVPGAFASGLFMSGIFFSFVIANKLTTAANAIVLQFVSPVFILILSAVFLHKKCRRGDLVVVGMTLAGISLFFFDQLTPGGMLGNCFAILDGLMVACAYLVVGQVDEETRMTGILLGQLFTAAIGLPAVFLTETPVNGTVVFSLLALGIFQLGIPYVLFGLAMKNGSALACNLIGAIEPLLNPVWVVLFTGEAPGFFALIGAVVVIVSISLWCVWNDRVSRLESVEGEDG, from the coding sequence ATGAACACCGCAACAGCTGCATCAAACGGTGCAGAATTAAAAAGTCCAGCAGGAAAGCCTGGACCAACGAAGGCAGAGCAGAGGGAGTCTATCCTATATATGGTGATCTGTGCTTCTCTGTGGAGCATCGGAGGGATCTTTATCAAGTTAGTGCCTTGGAATCCTTTTGCCATTGCAGGAGTTCGCAGCGCCATCGCCGCCTTGATTGTGTACAGCTATATTCGTCATAGAGGGATTTCCTTGAAGTTTGTTCCAGGGGCTTTTGCTTCTGGTCTATTTATGAGCGGGATATTTTTTAGTTTTGTTATTGCTAATAAGCTGACCACTGCCGCCAATGCTATTGTTTTACAGTTTGTATCGCCAGTTTTTATTCTTATCTTATCGGCAGTCTTTCTGCATAAGAAATGCCGAAGAGGAGACCTAGTGGTGGTAGGTATGACCTTGGCAGGTATTTCTCTGTTTTTCTTTGACCAGTTAACCCCAGGAGGCATGCTGGGAAACTGCTTTGCTATTTTGGATGGTTTGATGGTGGCTTGCGCTTACTTAGTGGTGGGGCAAGTTGATGAAGAGACTCGCATGACGGGTATTTTACTGGGGCAGTTGTTTACGGCGGCTATCGGTCTGCCTGCAGTGTTTCTCACAGAAACGCCCGTCAATGGTACGGTGGTGTTTAGCCTGTTGGCCTTGGGAATATTTCAGCTGGGTATTCCTTATGTGTTGTTTGGTTTGGCCATGAAAAATGGGTCAGCCCTGGCTTGTAATTTGATTGGGGCCATTGAGCCCCTGTTAAATCCCGTGTGGGTTGTTCTCTTTACGGGAGAAGCTCCTGGCTTCTTCGCCTTGATTGGGGCGGTAGTCGTTATTGTCTCAATCAGCCTCTGGTGCGTCTGGAATGACCGGGTCAGCAGGCTCGAGTCTGTGGAAGGAGAGGACGGTTGA
- a CDS encoding ABC-F family ATP-binding cassette domain-containing protein: MIKVENVSFSFPQKDLFHNISFTLEEGQHCAFIGASGSGKSTLIEIIIDPEKYLFDGKLEIAPHCRIGYVSQLSQLDQQGELTVFEYIGKEFLQLQGEIASICTEMETSSDIDSLLEKYQQALDAFQAIGGDDFESNINKKLNLANLNHHRDLMISKLSGGEFKLIQVIKEMLTGSDLMIMDEPDVFLDFENLNALKNLINSHKGILLIATHSRYLLHHCFNKVLHLENKELQEFNGRYIDYNFSLLQSKIELQELSMADTEEIERNEVLIDRLRANATYNSEASRGKALNARVKIQERLEARRIKLPFVDIKQPEINFTIEKEMEETIALKVKDYSVAFDDILLEKVNFEIESTDKVALIGPNGTGKTTLLREIFKNNHPSIEINSDISVSYLSQLQGEMINEDNTILEEFFETGFKTEQEIMSYVSSYGFSEEIVRQKIGSLSGGEKNLLQIAKISVRKANILLLDEPTSHLDTYSQLALEKAIESYKGAILMISHDYYTIANCMDYVLIIENKTVRKMNIRKFRKLIYASHFNKDYLEIEQKRKALEMNIQLALNDNNFVLAKTTSEELEALIKLS; encoded by the coding sequence ATGATAAAAGTTGAGAACGTATCCTTTTCATTTCCGCAAAAGGATTTATTTCATAATATTTCATTTACATTAGAAGAAGGCCAGCATTGTGCCTTTATCGGAGCAAGTGGAAGTGGAAAAAGCACATTAATAGAGATCATCATAGATCCAGAAAAATACCTGTTCGATGGAAAGCTCGAGATAGCTCCCCATTGCAGAATTGGGTATGTAAGTCAATTATCCCAACTAGACCAACAAGGTGAATTGACTGTTTTTGAATATATAGGAAAAGAATTTCTCCAGCTGCAAGGTGAAATTGCCTCTATTTGTACCGAAATGGAAACGTCATCGGATATTGACTCTTTACTAGAAAAGTACCAGCAAGCTTTGGACGCTTTTCAGGCAATTGGTGGGGATGACTTTGAAAGCAACATCAATAAGAAACTAAATTTAGCAAACCTAAACCATCATCGAGATTTAATGATATCTAAGCTTAGCGGAGGAGAATTTAAACTCATTCAAGTGATTAAGGAAATGCTAACGGGTTCCGATTTGATGATTATGGATGAACCTGATGTGTTTTTAGACTTTGAGAACCTTAATGCACTTAAAAATTTAATTAATTCGCATAAAGGAATCTTGTTAATTGCTACTCACAGTAGATATTTATTGCACCATTGTTTTAATAAAGTTTTACACCTGGAAAACAAGGAACTTCAAGAGTTTAATGGAAGATATATTGATTATAACTTTTCATTACTGCAAAGTAAAATTGAGTTACAGGAGCTGTCTATGGCTGATACAGAAGAAATCGAGAGAAATGAGGTATTAATCGATAGACTAAGAGCTAATGCAACCTATAATTCTGAAGCCTCTAGAGGAAAAGCTCTAAATGCTCGAGTTAAAATTCAAGAAAGACTAGAAGCTCGCAGAATTAAATTACCATTTGTGGATATCAAACAACCGGAAATTAATTTTACTATCGAGAAGGAAATGGAAGAAACCATTGCTTTAAAGGTCAAGGATTACAGCGTTGCCTTTGATGATATCCTTTTAGAAAAGGTTAACTTTGAGATTGAATCCACCGATAAGGTCGCTCTTATCGGTCCAAATGGTACAGGCAAAACCACTTTATTGCGAGAAATTTTTAAAAACAACCATCCTTCTATTGAAATAAATAGTGATATTAGCGTGTCTTATTTATCTCAACTGCAAGGCGAAATGATAAATGAGGACAATACCATCCTGGAAGAGTTCTTCGAGACAGGCTTTAAAACAGAGCAAGAGATTATGTCATACGTTTCGAGCTATGGGTTTAGCGAGGAAATAGTTAGGCAAAAAATAGGCTCTTTGTCTGGGGGAGAAAAAAACCTACTCCAAATCGCTAAAATTTCTGTTAGAAAAGCCAACATATTATTGCTTGATGAGCCCACCAGTCATTTAGATACCTATTCTCAATTGGCACTGGAAAAAGCCATCGAGAGCTATAAGGGCGCAATTTTAATGATCTCTCATGATTATTATACGATAGCAAACTGCATGGACTATGTTTTAATCATTGAAAATAAAACCGTTCGGAAAATGAATATTCGAAAATTTAGGAAGCTAATTTATGCGAGCCATTTCAACAAAGATTATTTAGAAATAGAGCAAAAGAGAAAAGCTTTAGAGATGAACATACAGTTGGCTTTAAACGATAATAATTTTGTGCTGGCAAAGACCACTTCTGAAGAGTTAGAAGCCCTAATTAAGCTATCTTAA
- a CDS encoding GNAT family N-acetyltransferase translates to MKRAMIFKYQSNRIYHANQQGKVLAEILFPYEEGNIANITHTVVDDSLKGQGIAGKLVQMAVEEIERSHKTPKFTCPYAAKWAEKNYKKC, encoded by the coding sequence ATGAAAAGGGCGATGATTTTTAAATATCAATCCAATCGAATTTACCATGCTAATCAGCAGGGGAAGGTCCTTGCTGAAATTCTATTTCCCTACGAGGAGGGAAACATAGCTAATATCACTCATACGGTGGTGGATGATTCCCTGAAGGGCCAGGGTATCGCAGGTAAGTTGGTCCAGATGGCGGTAGAGGAGATTGAGCGGTCCCATAAGACCCCTAAGTTTACCTGTCCTTATGCGGCAAAATGGGCGGAGAAAAATTATAAGAAGTGCTAA
- a CDS encoding M28 family peptidase, translating to MLKKKLAALLAAAVMLTSSVPMAFAGDTGVDSGQPPGAGVSAADEGSLSGGEESSVPNSEGDEDKASEKGLNSGTEGTAVDNGEEVPGDLGTPSEEELISPPAITNEAAVISPAAIINQELVVDRTKESVMYRHLTELSQTIGPRLAGSDAEKAAGDYIKDTLQAAGYAVEVQPFHWEVTNKSGIVVKEGDSSNLVAIKQGKSAEEVIVGAHYDSVNTAKGASDNASGVSVMLAAAEALKGVETDYTIRFVAFGAEEVGLKGSTYYANKMDDTDIDNTIAMINLDTVLFGDKMYAYGSLGKDSWLCRQALDLADRLDLDVVTQQGLNEAYPKGTTGDWSDHAPFRKLGLPWLYFESTNWDLLQEDGTYSEGDRETKKFGEIMHTKRDSMEFMDENYPERMEDRLYTYTTLLIHLLDEINPNLAEDSIVVNTDRLSMSEKGKVEVSVEFTQLPDLADLEWTFGGKAFEQWKVIKCEGRDGRSTKEETEIPFITFAEEPKVEGDRIVASLEFNLPFGTENLSLRPYPRRIYTELLGQYDLAVTDSKSGRQVETSMTYNAFDSYHQQLDIKPEVENIIRTAREDRYLEYAPLGKSAEGRDIPFVILSREESDIDKYFSQTLPMMLNSPGDFLAKIEAGTADGYKPVIWFNNIHSDEANGVDAQLDLLRKLSRANEITFESASKTEKDAGGKIGQYETGDTDEFTLDVQELLDQFIIVFSLNNNPDGRHYNTRETASGFDPNRDVTYQTQVETEAVFQALAKWSPMICNDFHGFVADFLIEPCTPPHDPNFEYDLLMAGAIPHANAMGKSGIANTKYDHYIIPLDDYKDGWDDGAPMYAAVLAQMHGALGHTIEVPELNQESNNAFLYAGLGSLNYALENRKQLFSNQLEIYRRGVENEDSPKVDSWLINAAGEAVGRQREQNNNFFPEYYVLPVSGELQKNPLAAYEMAEFLINNGIRVEKTSEAVQIGSTTYPAGSFLVSMHQAKRGLANCVLYDGSDFSDFAAMYAEVTMCFPQLRGFDKYEVRTAGAFEGKTVAVEQVRVPAMAIPSGTVQLVIKNTNNDAVKAVNELLKNNLPVAMTYSAGEGFNKGDFIVDKKDVEAIKDKYFLELSPFKGKASVKSLRQSNIAAVGDEMRYVLQGLGFQLLPEDTYGGADVIADDSSYSMTSDMKQAIQGGTSYVAVGAYGMSALQNSGLLPGFKMGGFDDYYEGVLRADLNTDSVITGRYNEKDILYNNTGSWIESAPATAKVLGTISEQADFYVAGWWPNHQEVKGKTYIMQDQAGNAKITAFASHITNKAHNTHQFRLLSNAIYDSLPGALTEITGYAESSGKSGSKNTSTNQTYKITVSAGKGGTISPASASVAKGSNQNFSIKADKGYVIADVTVDGKSVGAVSTYKFNSVTAVHSIKATFKQSGDTSTENKANWTFKDVSASSWFHASVDYVLQKGIMKGMDSQTFGPNMQTDRAMIVTMLYRLEGQPAGGTAAFPDVAGGVWYSEPVAWANGNGLVTGYENGQFQPSKAITREQLASILYRYAGYKKLDTTGKGNLASFHDQGQISAYAKEAVTWAIGTGLMNGKSSGQLDPKGTATRAEVAAMFQRLDSLMD from the coding sequence ATGTTAAAAAAGAAATTAGCAGCCTTGCTTGCAGCGGCTGTGATGCTGACTTCGTCTGTTCCCATGGCTTTTGCAGGGGATACGGGAGTTGATTCTGGACAGCCGCCGGGAGCGGGGGTATCTGCGGCCGATGAGGGTAGTCTTTCTGGTGGGGAGGAGAGCAGTGTCCCGAATTCAGAAGGAGATGAGGATAAGGCATCAGAAAAGGGTCTGAACAGTGGTACGGAGGGGACTGCGGTAGACAACGGTGAAGAAGTGCCGGGAGATTTAGGTACGCCATCGGAAGAAGAATTAATCAGTCCGCCTGCGATTACCAATGAGGCTGCTGTAATCAGTCCGGCGGCTATTATCAACCAGGAGCTGGTGGTGGATCGGACGAAGGAGTCCGTCATGTATCGTCATCTGACGGAACTGTCTCAGACCATCGGTCCTAGGCTGGCAGGATCTGATGCAGAAAAGGCTGCGGGAGATTATATAAAAGACACTTTGCAAGCTGCGGGTTATGCGGTTGAAGTTCAGCCTTTCCATTGGGAGGTGACGAATAAAAGTGGCATCGTCGTCAAGGAAGGGGATTCCAGTAACCTGGTAGCTATAAAGCAGGGGAAATCAGCTGAGGAGGTTATTGTAGGAGCGCATTACGATTCCGTGAATACGGCTAAGGGCGCCAGCGATAATGCTTCTGGCGTATCCGTAATGCTGGCGGCGGCAGAAGCTTTAAAGGGTGTGGAAACAGACTACACCATCCGCTTTGTCGCTTTTGGAGCTGAGGAGGTGGGATTGAAGGGCTCCACCTATTATGCGAATAAGATGGACGACACAGACATTGATAATACTATAGCCATGATCAACCTGGACACCGTCTTGTTTGGTGATAAGATGTATGCTTACGGGAGTCTGGGAAAAGATAGTTGGTTATGCAGACAGGCTTTGGATTTAGCCGACAGGTTAGATCTCGATGTGGTGACCCAACAGGGCCTCAACGAAGCATACCCCAAGGGAACGACAGGAGATTGGAGTGACCACGCACCGTTCCGAAAGCTAGGTTTGCCGTGGCTGTACTTTGAAAGCACCAACTGGGATTTGCTCCAAGAGGACGGTACTTATTCCGAAGGGGACCGAGAAACTAAAAAATTCGGCGAGATTATGCACACCAAGCGAGACTCCATGGAGTTTATGGATGAAAATTATCCAGAGCGAATGGAAGATCGATTATATACTTATACCACGCTGCTGATTCACCTGCTGGATGAAATAAATCCAAACTTAGCGGAAGACAGCATCGTAGTCAATACAGACCGTCTGTCCATGTCGGAAAAAGGTAAGGTTGAGGTATCTGTGGAATTCACCCAACTGCCTGACCTAGCGGATTTAGAATGGACTTTTGGAGGCAAGGCTTTCGAGCAGTGGAAAGTCATCAAGTGTGAAGGCCGGGATGGACGTAGCACAAAAGAGGAAACCGAGATTCCATTTATAACTTTTGCTGAAGAGCCGAAAGTGGAAGGCGACCGCATTGTGGCTTCTCTTGAGTTCAATTTGCCTTTTGGCACAGAGAACTTATCCCTCCGGCCTTATCCACGGCGAATTTATACAGAACTGTTGGGTCAGTACGACTTGGCGGTGACCGATTCTAAATCAGGCAGACAGGTGGAGACTTCCATGACTTACAATGCTTTTGATTCCTATCATCAGCAACTGGATATCAAGCCTGAAGTGGAGAATATCATTCGCACGGCCAGAGAGGATCGCTATCTAGAATACGCGCCTTTGGGCAAGTCTGCTGAAGGCAGGGATATTCCATTTGTTATTCTGTCTAGAGAAGAAAGCGACATTGATAAATATTTTAGCCAGACTTTGCCAATGATGCTGAATAGTCCGGGGGACTTTCTAGCGAAGATAGAGGCAGGGACGGCAGATGGATATAAGCCGGTCATCTGGTTTAACAACATCCATTCAGACGAAGCCAACGGCGTAGATGCGCAGTTGGACTTGCTGAGAAAGTTATCCCGAGCTAATGAAATCACTTTTGAAAGTGCCAGCAAAACAGAGAAGGATGCGGGGGGAAAGATTGGCCAGTACGAGACCGGCGACACGGACGAATTCACGCTGGATGTACAGGAACTGCTGGATCAGTTTATCATCGTGTTCAGCCTGAACAACAATCCGGATGGCCGACATTACAACACCAGAGAGACAGCCTCAGGCTTTGATCCTAACCGGGATGTGACTTATCAGACCCAGGTGGAGACTGAAGCGGTGTTCCAGGCTCTGGCTAAGTGGTCACCAATGATTTGTAACGACTTTCACGGCTTCGTAGCGGATTTCTTAATTGAGCCGTGTACGCCGCCTCACGATCCAAACTTTGAATATGATCTGTTGATGGCTGGGGCCATTCCACATGCTAACGCCATGGGGAAATCCGGCATTGCCAACACTAAATATGACCACTACATCATTCCATTAGATGATTACAAAGATGGTTGGGATGATGGGGCACCTATGTATGCGGCGGTATTAGCACAGATGCACGGAGCACTGGGGCACACCATAGAGGTGCCAGAGTTGAATCAGGAATCTAATAACGCCTTTCTATATGCAGGCCTGGGTTCCTTGAACTATGCTTTAGAAAACAGAAAGCAGTTATTTAGCAACCAGCTGGAAATCTACCGACGAGGTGTAGAGAATGAAGATTCGCCTAAAGTAGACAGCTGGCTGATTAATGCTGCTGGGGAGGCTGTCGGAAGGCAGAGAGAACAAAATAATAATTTCTTCCCAGAATATTATGTGCTCCCGGTTTCAGGAGAGTTACAGAAGAATCCATTGGCAGCCTATGAAATGGCCGAGTTCCTCATAAATAATGGAATACGGGTGGAGAAGACCTCCGAGGCCGTGCAAATCGGTTCGACGACTTATCCGGCAGGAAGTTTTTTGGTATCTATGCACCAGGCTAAGCGAGGTCTGGCCAACTGCGTACTATACGACGGATCCGATTTCTCTGACTTTGCTGCTATGTATGCGGAAGTGACTATGTGCTTCCCGCAGCTGAGGGGATTCGATAAATATGAGGTGCGCACAGCGGGAGCCTTTGAGGGCAAGACTGTTGCAGTAGAACAGGTAAGAGTGCCAGCTATGGCGATTCCATCGGGGACTGTGCAGCTGGTAATTAAAAATACGAATAATGATGCCGTAAAGGCGGTTAATGAATTGTTGAAAAACAATCTTCCCGTAGCCATGACTTATTCCGCAGGGGAGGGTTTTAACAAGGGAGACTTTATTGTAGATAAGAAAGATGTGGAGGCTATCAAGGATAAATACTTCTTGGAATTGTCTCCATTTAAGGGAAAGGCATCTGTAAAATCTCTGAGGCAGTCGAATATAGCGGCTGTAGGTGACGAAATGCGCTATGTGCTTCAGGGCCTTGGATTCCAACTTCTGCCGGAGGATACTTATGGGGGAGCTGACGTTATTGCTGATGACAGCAGCTACAGCATGACTTCAGATATGAAGCAGGCCATCCAGGGCGGGACCTCCTATGTGGCCGTAGGCGCATATGGCATGTCTGCGCTGCAAAACAGCGGCCTCTTGCCAGGGTTTAAGATGGGTGGCTTTGACGACTATTACGAAGGAGTCCTGCGAGCAGACCTGAATACGGACAGCGTAATCACCGGTCGATACAATGAGAAGGACATTCTATACAATAATACAGGTTCCTGGATTGAAAGTGCACCGGCTACGGCCAAGGTACTGGGGACTATCAGTGAACAGGCAGACTTCTATGTGGCAGGCTGGTGGCCGAACCACCAAGAGGTTAAGGGTAAAACCTACATCATGCAGGATCAGGCAGGAAATGCGAAAATCACTGCATTTGCCAGCCACATTACGAATAAGGCCCATAATACCCACCAGTTCAGATTGTTATCTAATGCCATCTATGACAGTTTGCCGGGAGCATTGACTGAAATAACCGGATACGCCGAAAGCAGTGGAAAAAGCGGCAGTAAAAATACTAGTACAAATCAAACTTACAAAATCACGGTATCTGCGGGAAAGGGCGGCACTATTAGTCCAGCCTCTGCCAGTGTAGCAAAGGGAAGTAATCAGAACTTTTCCATCAAAGCAGACAAGGGATATGTCATAGCGGATGTAACAGTGGATGGGAAGAGTGTTGGTGCGGTAAGTACCTATAAATTTAATAGTGTGACAGCTGTACACAGTATTAAAGCTACTTTTAAGCAGAGTGGAGACACATCCACAGAGAACAAGGCTAACTGGACGTTTAAAGACGTTTCTGCTTCCAGCTGGTTCCATGCTTCCGTAGACTATGTGCTGCAAAAAGGTATCATGAAGGGAATGGATAGTCAGACCTTCGGGCCGAATATGCAGACCGACCGAGCTATGATTGTGACCATGCTTTACCGGCTGGAAGGACAGCCAGCGGGAGGTACTGCAGCTTTTCCTGATGTAGCAGGAGGCGTGTGGTACAGTGAGCCAGTCGCTTGGGCCAATGGCAATGGTCTGGTAACCGGATATGAAAATGGTCAATTCCAGCCAAGCAAGGCTATCACCAGAGAGCAGCTTGCTTCTATTTTATACCGATATGCAGGGTATAAGAAGCTGGATACAACTGGAAAAGGTAATCTGGCATCCTTCCATGATCAAGGACAAATTTCCGCTTATGCAAAGGAGGCCGTCACCTGGGCGATTGGAACCGGTTTGATGAATGGCAAGTCAAGCGGTCAATTGGATCCGAAGGGAACTGCCACGAGGGCTGAAGTTGCAGCTATGTTCCAGCGGCTAGACAGTCTGATGGATTAA
- the eutJ gene encoding ethanolamine utilization protein EutJ yields the protein MMDLERVNEYMRRIEASEKETFKPVGSKLKVGLDLGTAFIVLVVLDEEDNPIACEKQAASVLRDGIVVDYTGALAIVRELKAKLEKRLGGRELINCAIAMPAGTESSMKTHSYVAEGAGFEVTNVLDEPTAANSIYQIENGVVVDIGGGTTGLAILRDRKVVQIEDEPTGGTHVSLVLAGNYHITFAEAEVIKQDYSKHREILPIVKAVVEKMASIVKKYVDPKQMDTLYLCGGTCCLTGIEQIFEKETGLTTIKPENPFLVTPAGIAINCVAG from the coding sequence ATGATGGATTTAGAGCGAGTAAATGAATACATGAGGAGAATCGAGGCTTCTGAAAAAGAGACTTTTAAGCCGGTAGGAAGCAAGCTGAAGGTGGGGCTGGACCTGGGAACAGCCTTTATCGTGTTGGTAGTTCTGGATGAAGAGGACAATCCTATTGCCTGTGAAAAGCAGGCGGCATCCGTGCTGCGAGACGGTATTGTGGTAGACTATACGGGGGCTTTAGCTATCGTTCGGGAACTGAAGGCCAAGCTGGAAAAGCGGTTAGGGGGCAGAGAGCTGATTAATTGTGCTATTGCCATGCCGGCAGGAACCGAGTCTAGCATGAAGACCCACTCTTATGTAGCCGAGGGCGCAGGATTTGAAGTGACTAACGTGTTGGACGAGCCTACGGCAGCCAATTCCATCTACCAGATCGAAAACGGCGTGGTGGTGGATATCGGCGGCGGTACAACAGGTCTGGCTATTCTGCGAGATCGGAAGGTGGTACAGATTGAGGATGAGCCGACAGGCGGTACCCACGTATCTCTGGTCTTAGCAGGAAATTACCATATAACCTTCGCAGAAGCAGAAGTTATCAAGCAGGATTACAGCAAGCATCGGGAGATTCTGCCTATCGTCAAGGCGGTGGTGGAAAAAATGGCTTCTATTGTGAAGAAGTATGTAGACCCGAAGCAAATGGACACCCTGTACCTCTGTGGTGGTACCTGTTGTCTGACTGGCATTGAACAGATCTTCGAGAAGGAGACGGGATTAACCACCATCAAGCCAGAAAACCCATTCTTAGTTACACCAGCAGGCATTGCTATAAACTGCGTGGCAGGATGA
- a CDS encoding GNAT family N-acetyltransferase translates to MYIETTRIILRNFEKKDVEGLYEYLAEPPVNCFYSEKVNSYEEAAKKLEEKQNEGIYGNCYAICLRESDFIIGEVFAKKESPDTYSVGWNFNLNYGGKGYATEAVKEIFNYLFESDARRIYAYTEDNNIPSQKLCERLGMRKEGLFLEFISFINNSDGMPHYENTYQYAILKKEWDLLN, encoded by the coding sequence ATGTATATTGAAACCACTCGGATTATCCTCCGAAATTTTGAGAAAAAAGATGTAGAGGGATTATATGAATATCTTGCTGAACCACCTGTAAATTGTTTTTACAGTGAAAAAGTAAATTCTTACGAAGAAGCAGCAAAAAAATTAGAGGAAAAACAAAACGAAGGTATTTATGGGAATTGTTATGCTATTTGTTTGCGCGAATCAGACTTTATTATTGGTGAAGTGTTTGCAAAGAAAGAATCTCCAGACACTTATAGTGTAGGTTGGAACTTTAATTTAAATTATGGTGGAAAAGGGTATGCGACAGAAGCAGTGAAGGAAATCTTTAACTATCTCTTTGAAAGCGATGCAAGAAGAATTTATGCCTATACAGAAGACAATAATATCCCATCGCAAAAGCTTTGTGAACGACTGGGCATGAGGAAAGAGGGATTGTTTCTAGAGTTTATATCCTTCATAAATAATTCAGATGGAATGCCACATTATGAAAATACTTATCAGTATGCTATTTTAAAAAAAGAATGGGACCTTTTAAATTAG